TGCGCGCGGTCGTCGCGCAGGTGCCGCTCATCGACGCGTGGGAGTTCGTGACCCGCGGCCTCGGCCCCGCGATGCGGGACGCGCTCGTCGCCCAGCAGATCGAGGAGCGCGAGCGCGTCTACGCGGGCGGCGCGCCCGCGATGGTGCCGGTCGTCGGCGCGCCCGACGCGGCGCTCGGGACGCCCGACGCCGCCGCGTGGTTCCAGAAGGTCGCCGCCGAGGCGCCGTCGTTCCGGAACGAGGTCACGATGCGCTCGTGGGAGCGTATCCTCGAGTACTCGCCGCTGCGCTGGATCGATCGCATCGCGCCGACCCCGGTCGCCATCATCGCCGCCGAGCAGGATGCCCTCTGTCCGATCGCGCTCGCGCGCGAGGCGTTCGCGCGCGCCGGCGAGCCGAAGCGGCTCGTCGTGCTGCCCGTCGGCCACTTCGATCCGTACGAGCCGCCGTGCTTCGCCGACGCCGCCGGCGCCGCGGTCGAGTGGTTCACGGCGCATCTCGGTCGCTGACGATGGCGAAGGCGCGATCGCGTCTCCCCACCTACGGCGCCGCCGGCCGCCTCGCCCGCATCGTGCTGGGACTGATGTCCCGGCCGCACGGCTGGCCGCTCGCGGCGATCACCGCGGAGCTCGGGATCTCCGAGCGCACGCTGCTGCGCTACCTCGCCGTCTGCCGGAACGAGCTCGTCGACGCCCACGGACGCCCGATGATCGAGGTGGTCGGCCAGGGCACCGAGCGCTGCTTGAAGCTCGTCGAGCACGGACCCGCCCCCGACGTCGGCGTCTTCGAGGCGGTCTTCTTCTACTTCACCCAG
The DNA window shown above is from Deltaproteobacteria bacterium and carries:
- a CDS encoding alpha/beta hydrolase, whose translation is MRSDVTFASEGTTCRGWLYLPDHRAPGARAPAIVMAHGFAGVKEMRLDRFAEAFAAAGLASVVFDYRGLGTSDGEPRQDLDPYAQVRDYRNAISFARTRPEIDPGRIGVWGSSYSGGHALTVGAWDRRVRAVVAQVPLIDAWEFVTRGLGPAMRDALVAQQIEERERVYAGGAPAMVPVVGAPDAALGTPDAAAWFQKVAAEAPSFRNEVTMRSWERILEYSPLRWIDRIAPTPVAIIAAEQDALCPIALAREAFARAGEPKRLVVLPVGHFDPYEPPCFADAAGAAVEWFTAHLGR